In Nocardioides sp. JS614, the sequence AAGGGAAGAACTGATGCAGCTCGCTCACGCAGTCACGCTCGCCGAGGCCCGCTCGTACGTCGCGGCCCTCGCCGACAACGCCCGCACGTTCGACGCGTCCGTGGAGTACGAGCACGTCCTCCTCGAGCTCGACACCATCCACGGCGGCGAGGTGCCGCCCACCACCGAGGTCCTCACCGACAAGAGCGACGTCCTCTACACGGTCGCCGAGGCGGCGATCGAGGAGCTCGTCGACCACGGCGTCGACGGCCTCCAAGTCGAGCTGATCCTCGCCAGGCTCGAGGACGCCCGGGCCCTGGACCGTCCGTGATGTACGGGACGAACGGCCGGCAGCTTCGAGAGGAGCTCACGACCCTCCTGCGGCAGCACCGGATCCAGCAGCGGCTTGGTGGGCCTGGCTCTCAGTCGATTCCGGTGACGACGACACCTGAGCAGCGCGAGGATCTCGGTCAGCTGATCCAGCGTTACCGGTACGCGGCGCTGGCGTGGTGCCTTCACGCAGTCGTGGCGGCGGACCCGCGACCGGGTCTCCAAGATACGTCGTCGCGCGGGCCGGCGGAGGAACTGCGGTTCCGGCTGACGCGCAGCATCAACATGTCGAACGCTGGCATGCCATCGCTCGACGATCTGTCCAAGCCGCAGGACTTCGCGATGGTCGAGAGCTGGCGACAGGTCGCTCGAGCCGCGGTCTTCGGCGAGCACGACTTCCCCGGCCTCATGGACCAGGGCCGGCTTTCCTACGCCGAGCGCATGACCGTCCTCAAGGACGCGGCTGAGGTGACGCGAGGCCTGGTCGTGCTCGACAAGCGGTACGAAAACATCCCCGGCTGGATCCCCATCCGGGAGCGCGCACGCCTCGACCGAGTTGCCCAGGCCTGCGCCACCTTCGCCCGTGACGTCGAGCCGGACTACTCGGTCGACCACAAGGGCTGGCGCCCGCCATCCGCCACCATCGACGGCGGACCTCTGCCCGGGATCGGCGGCGTGCTCCAGGCCGAGCACAACATGCTCGTTCACCTGTCGAAGTTCCCAACCGCGCTCAACCTGCGACGGGTCATGGACGGCCAGCGGATTGTCTCCCACGAGGCAGCCCGGCGCGCGCCAAACGTCGCGCCCGAACTGATCGAGAAGTGGCTCGAGCGGGAGCAGACCTACAAGCGGCTAATCGACGAGACCCGAGACGTCGGCGGTTTGATCGGCCACGGGGGACTCGCCGCGGCAGAGGCCGCCAACGCTGTCAGCCGACTGCGGCGGGTTCACGTCGATGAGATCTCGACGCCGGAGCCGTTGCGCGACCTCGACAAGCTGTTCACAAGGACCGACGCCCGCGTGGCGGCCATCATCGAGCAGGGTGTCGCCGAGCGGCTCTACTTCGTCAGCGTTAAGGCGCCTCGGATCGTAGACGGCACTGGCCATCTTGTGAGCCCTGGCCGAGAGCGATACGTCCCGATCCACTTGCCGGTCCAGACCGATCTGCTCGCGACCACCAGGCATCAGCTGCAACCGCCTCCCGTCGCGCCCGTTGCACCCACCGCGGCGAACGACGGCCGCGATCTGCTGAATGAGTCGATCCATCACCGACCCCCGCCGAGGTCAGGCCCCAATGCTGCTCGGTAGCTGGCAGAGGCGCGGGCGGCTCTCCTTCCACAAGCGCTGTGAAGGCCGCAACCCCTACTCCTGGGGCTGCGTCTCCCGAGGCTTGGGCTTCGGGTCGCGCCCAGTCACTTCGCGGAACCCCTCTGGTGTGCCGCACTTCTTGATGAGGTGCTTCACATAGGCGCGGGTGTACCGGTACGACTTGGTCGGCTCGTCGTACTCGCACCAGTCCGGGTTCGTGCGTTCGGGGTTCTTCGCACCGCCGGCGGGGCGGGCCTTGAGGTTCTTCCACGCCTGGGTGAAGTGACTCATGTTGAAGACGAAGGGCAGACCAGCCTGGACCTCGGCGGCAGCTGCCTTCGGCAAGAGCCTGCCCAGGCCCGAGACCGGCTGCTTCCGGTCGCGGATGATGACCTGACCCTTGCGCCCCATCTCCTCGACGGCCGTGCGCTCCTCGTCAGTCATGTCGCTCAAGTGGGTGAACTGGATGGCGACTGCATCGGGGTCCTTAGGGGCCAGCTCTACCGCTGCTCGGAGCCGGAACTCATAGCGCGGATCGGAGGTGACCGCTACGTCCAGTCCCGACTCGTACTCGGTCAGGAACCCCTCCAAGTAGTTCGGCAGCGTCTTTCGCAGACGTCGGAGTGCCTGCTCTCCTTGCGGCGTAAAGGTTCCGACGAAGAGCGGGATGCGTAGGCGGAGCGCGAGGGACTGGTCGTGTCCGAACTGGGTCGTCAGTTCGTCTTCGTAGTTGAGGAGGTGGGCGTGGGCATGTCCTGCCAGAGCGACTACGAGCGCGACGTCGGCTGCAGCGTGTCGGTGCTCCAGGCGGTTCCGAAGACGGATGAAAAGTGCAATGTTCGCGCGGACAGGATCCACCGGGTCTGGCCAGTGCTCCTTCATGCTGCGCTCGAGCTCCCAGCACTTCGGCTCTCCGTCGATCTTGACCAAGCGGTTCTTCCGAGTCGGGTCCCAGTACCGGAAGTCAACACCGTCGCGGAGAAACACAGCATGGAGGAGGTAGAGCCACGCCATATGCATATGGACCGTGAAGCCCTCGAAGGCCCTGTTCTCGGCGGGGTCGTTATAGAGGCGGACAGCGAGGCAAGCTTCTTCGATGCTCGCGTCGAGCGTGCCCTGCCATCGTGGGGGACGGGCCATGGTTACGCGAACGTTCCTTCGTACTCGATGACTGCGCATGCTGTGGCGAGGCCCACAGATTGGATCCGCCGGAAGAACTCTCCAGTCCGGCGCTGCCGGAGGTCGCGCTGCTCTTCGTCGTGCGTCGCCGACGCGTAGTTCAACACTCGGTCAGAGCCCCTCAAAGAAGTCCTCGTTGATCCGGTTGATCGTGGCAACCTTGATCGCCTCGACGCCGACGCCGTGGTCGATCATCAGGTCGACGAGCTCCTCGCCGTTGATCAGAACGACCCGGACCCCGCGTCCGTCAAGCTCTCGTGTGGCGGCCGGCGTGAAGGTGCTGGTCGTCAGGAACACGCCCCGGTCAACCTTGCCCGACATGGCCCCAAGGAAGTTCCGCATCTCCTCGGACCCGACTGTGTTCCCGGCGCCGTAGCGCTTGGCTTGGACATAGATCCGGTTGAGGCCGAGCTTGTCTTCCTCGATTACCCCGTCGACGCCGCCGTCGCCCGTCCTGCCGGTGTGCCGCATCAGACCGAGCCCGCCGTAGCCCATGGCTTCGAGCAGCTTGAGGACCAGGCGCTCGAAGGCCGTGGCCTCGATGGAGCGGACCTTCTCCAGCAGTTCGCTGGCGAGTACGACACGGGCGTCCGCCTCGGCCCGTGCGATCAGGTCGTCGGGTGACTCGTCTTCGGCTGCTGAGGAGGGCTGCTCGGCCGAGGAAGATCGGGCGGCCTTCTTGCTTCGGTACTTGTCGTAGAACTCGCGGTACTCCGCGAACTGCTCCAGGGTCGAGTTCCGGATCTCGCCGGGCGTCGCCAGAAGGGCCTGCCCTCGCTCAGTGATCTGTACGCGGCCGCGCTGCGGCCGGTCGACGGCCCGTGCTTTGAACAGGTAGGTCACCGACCAATGGACCCGGTTGGCGACGAGGCTCATGCCCGAGGTGATCGTCTGACGGCGGTCGTCGTCGCTGAGCGAGAGCCGGTCGGAAAGCTCCTCGGTCAGGTCGCGCATGGCGCGCACGCGGCCATCGGCCAGGGTCTCCAGCACCGGCCGCATCAGACTCTGGTAGTCAGGGATGGCCACCCCCGCATGATGGCAGTCGGATCCGACGGTTCCCGAGTGTTCGGCGGAAACCGTCGGCCCGTCCTGCGAGAATCGCCCGCGTGAGCCAGATGACCGAGGCAGCCGGCAAGCCGGCCGATGAGCCCACCGCCACCTACGGCCTTGCTCATCGGCGGCGAGGGGGATACCAGTGACTGTGACGCATACGATCGTCGAGGAGCTGGTGGTGAAGTCGC encodes:
- a CDS encoding DUF3644 domain-containing protein, with the protein product MARPPRWQGTLDASIEEACLAVRLYNDPAENRAFEGFTVHMHMAWLYLLHAVFLRDGVDFRYWDPTRKNRLVKIDGEPKCWELERSMKEHWPDPVDPVRANIALFIRLRNRLEHRHAAADVALVVALAGHAHAHLLNYEDELTTQFGHDQSLALRLRIPLFVGTFTPQGEQALRRLRKTLPNYLEGFLTEYESGLDVAVTSDPRYEFRLRAAVELAPKDPDAVAIQFTHLSDMTDEERTAVEEMGRKGQVIIRDRKQPVSGLGRLLPKAAAAEVQAGLPFVFNMSHFTQAWKNLKARPAGGAKNPERTNPDWCEYDEPTKSYRYTRAYVKHLIKKCGTPEGFREVTGRDPKPKPRETQPQE
- a CDS encoding restriction endonuclease, with amino-acid sequence MAIPDYQSLMRPVLETLADGRVRAMRDLTEELSDRLSLSDDDRRQTITSGMSLVANRVHWSVTYLFKARAVDRPQRGRVQITERGQALLATPGEIRNSTLEQFAEYREFYDKYRSKKAARSSSAEQPSSAAEDESPDDLIARAEADARVVLASELLEKVRSIEATAFERLVLKLLEAMGYGGLGLMRHTGRTGDGGVDGVIEEDKLGLNRIYVQAKRYGAGNTVGSEEMRNFLGAMSGKVDRGVFLTTSTFTPAATRELDGRGVRVVLINGEELVDLMIDHGVGVEAIKVATINRINEDFFEGL